ataataattacatttacaaatttgtaacatttattaattgtttaattacccaattgttaaaattatcatCTTTCCATTAACAAATTGTATTACAAAGTACTTTGAACCTTTTTCGGATTTAGTTTTTCCAACTTGTTTTTGTATATAGAATCATTCCCTGTACACTTATACCATCAATAGCGGGATATTTTGTATATCGAGTcaaatttcttataaatatgttatttaattctaCGTAGTAAATTAATTACCTGTATTCCCATTTCGTCAGCCAAACAATTAAAGCAGACACTATTACAATAACAGATCCTAGTGCATCCGAGAGTACATGAAGAAATACACCACGCATATTCATTTGACTTGCATCGTGTGAATGACCGTGTGTCCTCTTCACTTGAGGCGTTGATGGCCTATAAGCTTCATCATTTTCATTATCATCTGTCCCAACTAAGGTACTCAGACGATTATGACTTCGAGATATTCCATGCGAATGTGTATGGGAATTTCCATGTTCTGTaagaaaaatgatatattttagCGAAAAAGGAACGCAtccattttaaacatattttgttTGGTTTATACATTTCAATacaagaagaaaaatatattcaGAACTATATCTTTATTCAGATGCTGTACTCCATTACTTTCTCTAgtctttaaacaattaattaataattgatttataaatatgtatattaaatagcGCATAAAAATGTTGCGCTATATTTAGATGTATACACATGGGTCACATTGTTTTTTATACAATACTTAAAAAGACATTTCAATTTCACTGTGATCAGTTAGTAACATCCGAAGATTTAATAAAGTCCACAACTTTTGAAACTCTAGGAATTCTGTCTTTAACTTTGTAAGATCTTATAAGACATCGGTTGTGCAAGTAATGAATCTTTAATTCAACTGACATTTACTCTAAGGCTATGAAGtctgtatttaaatttttatttttattttttgaacaaaTCAATATTCACTGTATACATATTTTgtttttaagaatatttatatCTGGGGTatcatttcataatattttcaatgtaacaAATTAGCTGTGGTACTACAGCATTCTTTAATTTGTTCAACTCTTAACAATAATATCAAATAATCTTCTACATTATAagcttgaaactttaaaacAATACACAAAATCGCAccctataaaataaataaattaattaattgttcatGTGGCACAGATGTAACAGATATAGAGCAAAGTGCCACAAGTTTTATAGATATACTTAAGCCTCTAATCTCAGCTTATGGATTGCACAACATACATTTAACGCGGATAAAAGTGGCTTCAAAGTTGAATTGCATTTTAGATGTACATTAACTATAGCAGGTACAAAGGCAGAACAAACGTTGCTGCATCATCTAATGCGTATCATTCTGTCATTCATATTCGCTAGTGGAAGACTTTTATCTGCTTTACTTATAACACTGAAGGAATTTAATAGAAATTGCGGTCTAAAAGTTCTACAAACCCTATTTAGACCAAAAAATGTATACTAGCGTCATCGTCTGAAAAATTGACTACCCATATATTAAACGAATGATTTCTTAATGAGCATTTTCTAAATACTACagcttgaaataatttattactagTTTCATGGATAAGTTGTTGTACTAGCATATTGCGGAGAAACATATCACCTAACAGATATACATATTCGCTATCCCTAAGAAGACGACAGGTATTAGTTCAACCACCTGACGTATACGGCTTTCGGACATGGAAACACTTCGTAAGAAGATTTTCTGGTCTTATCCATCTCTCAAATAATGACCTCAATTTACATTTgctcaataatataataaaactgcAATCTTTAATTCATAATGAATTGTCTTTTCAAAAGTATATTAAGTTGTTTGCATAGGTATGGAATAAAAGTGGATATACAAAATAAGCCCAGGTTACTTTCAGAACCCAATAATTTTTGCTTTTGTAAACTGAAAGTTTGTGACGCTCTTACATTTATTCATTGTTCTTGATGTAAAAACTTCCCGTTTCTTAAATACCTTTTTGACCAGTTTCATTACCATGATTTGAGCTCGAAGATCTCTAGCGATAATTTATCTCcagcaataaattaataaacgtgTATAAATACACGTTATATGAGTATTTAATGTCGTAATATTCGACTTCTTGAAAATTGTTAAGAGTTAAATAAACCATAAAATGCCGCAATCTGTATTGAAATACCGTTTTATTATCCTGAACAGATTTTCCGTAAcactgaaaaacttgaaaacgtataatagaagaatattactccaaatataaatattcttaaaaaacaaaatatgcagtgaatataaattaatttgtataacaaatatatgatacgaatactgtaaaatatacatatacataaacatGTATTTTATTACAGTACAGGATGAGTCACTTAAATCGACCGTCGAGATTATTTATTGTACGAATAAatgaaaagaataaatattaagtgaaaattaaatatttttgtagatgaaataatttgataaattattaaatgaaattgtacgcttttttatacaatttaaacaattaactacagttaacttcaaattattaatttgtagcATCTATGTCTAACTGCGTCGTCTACGCAAATTTCTTCGGTTCAAACAGGTTTACCCTATGAGTTTGCTAAATTATTGCTGCAAAGTTTGGACCCAGACATTAACTCAAATTTGGACTATAAGTTTGAATTTCGGTGTTGCGAAAATCAGGTGCTTCTTTCGTAAAACACACGAACATCGAACGTTTTATCAATTGTCTTGTTTCAAGGTATTATAGAAAAGATTTCTGAGAAGCTGTTTTTCATAAATACTAACTCCGCGGCACCGCAATGTTGATACGAAGACTTTACGCGTGATCCATTTTGTTTCTATCAGCAATCAGAAGTAAAACGGTACGTAGCCTACCACAAATCGGTAGTAAAAATtccaataaatatttagaataaggGAGATACCTTGGATTTCGATTAGCTTGAAATATGATGTCAAGATGCGTTTTTGAAAATAATGGCTATTATGTATACCttgaatgaaaatataaacGAATGACTATGTGCTTCATTTAGCATTTGACTGTCTTAAGCTTATACCTACATATATTATCCGTTCATTAATACCCACATGTGTTTTCAAAGTACCCAAAAGGGGTTTGGAGTTATTATTGTGAGGGCGGAGAGGTTTAATGGGACGAAACCTCCCAAAGCAATACAGGAGATTCTAGTtgcaatttattcatttttaaaaatattggcaGTAAAGCGCgttattttttaaccgacttcgaaaaaggaggaggttactcaattcgaccagtacatataaatttttttttttatttttttttctatgtatgcccgccgattacgcctagctggatggaccgatcggaacgaaaccttttgcatctggtaggttctgactccccattggtaccattatcaaaaaatttttcattttttaattgcaaagtattgttattgcaaaaaaaccggcaacttttgaaataaacttttctcgattttagtgtgcttttaatatcttatcacggacatgattctgaacaattttgttcatatacaaatttggcggaaagctttagttttcgagatattagcgaaaaattgttgaaaattgttgaaatcaactttggacgattttaatgtccttttaatatgttatcaggggcatgattctgaacaactttttccttatccgcaattaaggggaagctttagttttcgagttattagcgaaaacctattgttactaatatattgaattctgcgtatgccttcgtgtctctggtggtgtatgagtcaacatgcagtcgccgattttctactgtttctacaaacacgtcttgtcggccgaaaatcagtatacatgtataataactattgttattgcaaaatcctattcttgtatcctatacaattctccccattccactaaaaagcgtgaaataaaataattttaagaaaaaaaatacgccgacttcgaaatgcactaaaaagtataaaataatttctatttcctaatgaagtaatttctatttcattcaatcatacaattacgtaacagatatgaatgaaacctatttactcgttaggtagcatattaaatgcatttcaaccttttcggaggcggcgcaaaattaaaaatacctcagtattttcgcctccgaaaaggttgaaatgcatttaatatgctacctaacgagtaaataggtttcattcatatctgttacgtaattgtatgattgaatgaaatagaaattacttcattaggaaatagaaattattttatactttttaatgcatttcgaagtcggcgtattttttttcttaaaattattttattcaaatatctcAAAGACTAAAAGAATCAAATGTATAGAAACTGTATAGGAATATATAGAAACTGTATTTAAATGTATAGGaacaatttgttcaaaacgatgATCTTGATAATATTTACCAAAGTTCTATCAAAATCAAATAATGATCTTGAAATATTTACCAAAGTTCTATCAAAATCAAATGATGATCTTGAAATATTTACCAAAGTTCTATCAAAATCGACCCaataatttttgtgattatCAAATACACTCAAGCaactttttcttttataataatgACTAGCTAAGTAGAGACTAGCAACTTTTGTATGCTTACCATGAAATAAACACAACCCAATTATATTTACTAATAAACCAAGTCCTCCAACTGCCACGAGCAATTTAGCTTCGTGTATTTCTTCTACTTCGATAAATCTTTTACATGCCTCCACGGTAATACTGAAACACAATGCGACTAAAAATACGGCATTTACCAATGCTCCTAAAACTTCAGCTCTGGCCCAACCAAACGTATTCTTAGACCATTTCTTTGGTGACATctgcaaattataataaaattaattgtaacaGCGATTAAAAAATACATCTTTTGAAAGGacatgtttataaaaaaaaaaatgatacaatgatattaaaataattaaaaatataattttatattttttattcactaCTAGAGAAGTATTATAAGATTTTAATGTTATATTGATCACACCgtaatttgatgaatttatttcaagtaaaaaattataacaaataatggGTTAGGTTGTTAGTAAAATTTGTCGTTAACTATAagatataagtatagtgatttacaattttgtcaaattgcaaattgtacttattataatttgaaaaagaaatttgttaaaaattgtcactaggtataaaataaaaacgcaAAACCTAATAGTATAGCATAAATGAACTtgtaatgaaaaaataattataagcaACAGTTAATTATTCGGAACTGATACGGAATGCAAACGAAAAATTCTTTCAACAAAATTATTCTATAATGAATAAACATgttaaaatttttcttattaaaactAATAAGAATGTTTTTAAACACTTTACTCGTGTTATGATTGGCGTTTATGTAAATGTAAACGTCAGAATTCATTAGGAATTATGAGCATCGTTCCATTCGTTTTGAAAGTCTTTTCACCAAATCATTATGCATGTTTTAAAAAATCAGtgaagtaaattaaaataagtaagtataaacaaaaaaaataacgtagttaatatatatattttaaaaataattcaaaaaataatttagtacAGAAGTCCTTTATCtgcattcattattttaataaaaaaagatcAACAAAACTAATGATGAGTTATCATACATGATTTGCATACATGCATATGCAAAGTAGACCATATAAAAAATAGGGAAATACGAAACAGTCTTCCTTTCAGTTAATTGGCctgaatatttttacataaattctTTGCAAACTTCCATATAAAAAAAGATTACCAATTCATGAGTTATCTCAAAATTTTATGAGTAATAACTAATCTTTGAACTTActatatctcatgaactattaactttcttaacattttactttaatacttttttacGCAGAATGTTCTAAAGAGTCGATCTGTATAAAAAAAACTGCTCTTATGTATAAGATGttacaatgaaaatattaaattttatgtgtAAATTTTGGTAATAACTTTAGATAACACTCCGAACGTTAATATTCTTTTGACGTAAGCTCTGAGAAGTGGTAATTAGTAACTAGAAAAAAATGGGTGATTTCAAGTTGGCTGAGTTTGCAAGTGATATGATTTTTTTTGACATTTTAACTCGAACAGCAAGTCGATTTTCGCTGTTGTAAAAAACGCTGCAAATCATTTtacaatgaaaacatttttttcGAGATTTTgatttaacataatttttctACTACCGCATCATCGGCAAACTCTTCGAAAATTTGTTgcattaaataaatgtaaattgaaataaaataatattgatattttattttaataaaaatgacattCAATTtctagtaaaataatattttatattaatattaaaatattaatattaatattatttaattagacattttattagaaattgaatatttaatattaatattattttattagaaattttattaacaactgaatgacatttttattaattttcaaggttcagTATATTCGTTGTAATACTAtcctttttaatattaaatattattttctaaaatcaAGCGAAATATTCAGATAGATCGTAGAAAATTTGTTATGCAGTTAGCTCTAATagcttaataaaaatattttagataataatacatgaattttatttaaaaattaatgtgcTATTTCgacataaaaaattgaaattaacctCGTGTTTTTAAAGACTTGTTCATTgctattttcatattattatcattcacgaGAGATGAAATTCTTCGTGCTACAAAGGATTAAACGAAATTGACGCACTGCAAAAGACGCATTGTAAACGTCACGTTTTAAGGCTTTccgataaataaaaaacaatgtcagaaacaaacaaaaaaagatACAAGAGCAGCCTTTTGATAAAATCGTCTTACCATGATTTATCGACCTGATAGTAAGTTAAGAGATAATTTTTTGAACAACGGAAAAGATCAAGTAATGATCGAGATCAAGTTCTTATATGTAGTCATatcaagaaaaagaaaagattaaAGTAAAccgaattatttaaattgataataataatatcataaaACGTCAATCAATAACATTTAGAACACCCaccatattaaaatataattaccaACGTTAGCTTATCTCATTTTTTAGATATCTTAAAATATACAGGATATTTCAAAAGAGCTGTTTTCAAGAAACATAACAAATTTTCCATAATTTACTATCAAGACAGTTTAAGAATGTAAAGTAGATTATTAGATGTAattagaatgtaattgtattagAAAGCAATTAGAATGTAAAGtagaattacaatatttaaaatattgtataaaaatatataaaagtattgtatattatataaaatatattttcatctgTTTTgtaaataacatcatacaagaTTATACAATGTTTCAAGAAAAGTGTctctaatattgaaattaaatgcAACACTTTTCTTGTAATATGTTTATccgatttcaaataaataaaattataaatttaacctTGACTGGAGCAATCTACTCCTACTATAGTACCTAAGGGTTAATTTCTAAACCAAGTGATTTAGTCAAGAGAAAATCATTGTTCTTATAGTTGAAATAAtagttgaaataataaataataaataaatttatacaaatagatTCATCTTTGTCACAATAGATGCgatacattttctttttatagtaTACCGATACATTTACAGGCAAAGATTTTTTAGCAGGTATATAATTACGTACTGAAAACTGATCATATGACGGGTTTACTTGTCACACCCGGTTAAGAGGTTATGGTATAACTTACTTTTGCAACACTTTGATACTGTCAGTAACAaaggaaatatttatgtaacaagtATAACGTAAGAATATACACCttcgtattaatattaaaataaatgaaattcatgATAAATATATACCTATGTAATCAATGaactatattttaataaatttatgacgAATAGTGTATgagaaaatacaagaaaatttgtgtaaattaaAAAGTACTTACCTTTACAGAAAGAAATGCAACAACTAAAGCTGCTACATCAGATAACATATGAAAACTGTCAGCTATTAAAGCCATAGAGTTAGTCACATAGCCCACTACTATTTCCACCAAGAAAAATAGAGCAGTGAGCCATAACATCGTTAAAAGGCGACACTTTTTTCCTGTGTAACGACCCATAGTGTTTTTTGTACCtgaaaataattgtacaataatatattagTATCACCAAAGATTATACtttaatatatttgatataagattataatttaaatatacaataatgcAGAGTGTGTCAATAAAATGTTTATGtagataaatattaaacatgaaATTAATAGCAAATATATTAGATAAATTTGATGTTCACAATGATCACTCTAAACAgctgtaattttaaaataactgtTTCAATATAATATCAACTGAACCTtcacaaaaattattgaattattgtaaaataaattaattttgtacaataaatttatttatgtaataatttatactatacagtatttgtataattgatattgtataataatttaaatgtgtatatgttacggtgaaagaccgaaatctggtgaatgtcgacattcaccggtgaatgtccgaAATATGTATGCCGAAATATGTATGCTAACTACTCTTATTtcggacattcaccggtgaatgtcgacattcaccaatttcggtctttcaccgtaacatatatattttattgatacaCCCTATATGCACAAATAAATTTATcgggtttttcatttttaattattcgataCAATGAAAGATAGAAACTGGTCAACTTTGATAGTAAACACGAAACAAACTGTATGTTTTATAGAATCAGGAATAGATAATTATAGAtcctatttaaatatttttgcgaaTCTTGTTTGAAGTTTTGCCACTTTgtcaatgtttatttatttagaattcaTTAAGGTTTCAACCGCAGCaacattcaaaatatttcaaacgtgttttagattttttatttcaaactcaACCAAAAATGACACAatctgtataatttttaaaaaaaatcagttgcaaaattataaaaaaattttaaatttgaatgacCAATTTTAGTAAATGtattagtaaatattaaaaatattagtaaatattccataaaattatatttaaaattttggataattaatCAAAACACGATATTTGTAAATCTAATACTTTCTTTTGCAATGTACATATAGATAAAATCGGTTAGCAAGAACATACTCTTAATCTATAAGTATTTGTCTTCATT
The nucleotide sequence above comes from Megachile rotundata isolate GNS110a chromosome 13, iyMegRotu1, whole genome shotgun sequence. Encoded proteins:
- the ZnT63C gene encoding solute carrier family 30 member 1 isoform X1, whose protein sequence is MGRYTGKKCRLLTMLWLTALFFLVEIVVGYVTNSMALIADSFHMLSDVAALVVAFLSVKMSPKKWSKNTFGWARAEVLGALVNAVFLVALCFSITVEACKRFIEVEEIHEAKLLVAVGGLGLLVNIIGLCLFHEHGNSHTHSHGISRSHNRLSTLVGTDDNENDEAYRPSTPQVKRTHGHSHDASQMNMRGVFLHVLSDALGSVIVIVSALIVWLTKWEYRFYIDPALSLLLVILILRSVWPLLQESALILLQTVPTHIQVDAIQQRLLENVDGVLAVHEFHVWQLAGDRIIASAHIRCRNLSEYMKIAEQVKEFFHNEGIHSTTIQPEFIDYQSNSEIKETPTEDCVLDCPKTDKPCNHATCCGPSKQGRETPSPGETPYMCRQRNSLARSTGSIGGTEQQEVNEMERGHLLSLPTSHHSVQLPHSHVNTPVV
- the ZnT63C gene encoding solute carrier family 30 member 1 isoform X2 encodes the protein MGRYTGKKCRLLTMLWLTALFFLVEIVVGYVTNSMALIADSFHMLSDVAALVVAFLSVKMSPKKWSKNTFGWARAEVLGALVNAVFLVALCFSITVEACKRFIEVEEIHEAKLLVAVGGLGLLVNIIGLCLFHEHGNSHTHSHGISRSHNRLSTLVGTDDNENDEAYRPSTPQVKRTHGHSHDASQMNMRGVFLHVLSDALGSVIVIVSALIVWLTKWEYRFYIDPALSLLLVILILRSVWPLLQESALILLQTVPTHIQVDAIQQRLLENVDGVLAVHEFHVWQLAGDRIIASAHIRCRNLSEYMKIAEQVKEFFHNEGIHSTTIQPEFIDYQSNSEIKETPTEDCVLDCPKTDKPCNHATCCGPSKQSNWKRDTNSRPSCSKSKCLGRCLEAIKSDSNTVIVWIFSYITNFSQVVIPESFN